In the Brevundimonas mediterranea genome, AAACTGCCGGCGGCGGTGCTGACCTGTCCGGCCTGGTTCGCGGCTGACGGGGTCGAGATGATGGCGAGAGGGCGGCCATGAGCCGGATGTTTAGGCTTTGCCTGATCCTGGGACTGGTCATCCTCGCGGCCCTGGCGGCCGCTGTGCTGATCGGCGAGACGCCCTTTGACGCCGCCCAGTATGCGGCGGCCTTCAGCGATCCGTCGTCCGGTCCATGGGTCGTCCTGTGGCAGGTGCGCGCGCCGCGCGCGGTCTGCGCCCTGGCGGTCGGCGCCGCACTCGGTCTGGCCGGGGCTGTGATGCAGGGCCTGCTGCGCAATCCGTTGGCCGATCCCGGCGTTCTGGGTGTGTCGGCGACGGCGGCCCTGGGGGCGGCCCTGGCCATTGTCCTGGGCGGCGCCGGGGTGGCGGGCGTGGTCGAGATGTCCGCCCTGTTGGGGGCGGCGGCGGCGGGCGGTCTGCTGATCGTCGCCTCGGGCCTGATGCGGGCGCCGGAGGCTCTGATCCTGTTCGGGGTGGCCCTGTCCAGTTTCGCCGGGGCGGTCACCGCGTTGATCTTCAACCTGTCGCCGTCGCCCATCGCCCAGGCCGAGGTCATGTCCTGGCTGCTGGGGTCGGTGCAGAACCGCAGCTGGGTCGATGTGGCCTGGGTCACGCCCGCAGTGGTCGTCGCGGCGGTCTTCGCCGGCCTGTCGGCGGGAGGGCTGCGGATGCTGACCCTGGGCGACGAGGCGGCGGCCGCGTCGGGTCTGTCCATGGGGCGGGTTCGCGCCTTGGCTCTGGTCGCGGCGGCGGTGGCGACGGGGGCGGCGGTGGCCGTGGCCGGCGTGATCGGCTTCGTCGGTCTGGCGGCGCCCCATCTGGTGCGGGCGGCGGTGCGGGGCGATCCGGGGCGGATCCTGGCGCCCTCGGCCCTGGCCGGTGGCTTGATGCTGGTGGTCGCCGACCTGCTGGCGCGGTTGACGCCGACGGATCAGGAACTGAAGCTGGGGGTGTTCACGGCCCTGATCGGCGCGCCCCTGTTCGCCCTGATCGCCTGGCGGGCGGCGCGGGAGTGGCGGCTGTGAGCCTGTTGTCGTTGAACGCCGTCCGGGCCAGGATCGGGCGTGAGCAGGTGCTGGACGGTGTCAGCCTGACCGTCTCGGCCGGCGAAGTCGTGGCCCTGTGCGGCCCGAACGGGGCGGGCAAGAGCAGCGTGATCCGGGCGGCGGCGGGACTGCTGGCGGCAGAAAGCGGCGAGGTGCGACTGGGGGACGACGACATCGACCGTCTATCGCCGCGTCAGAGAGCCGAACGCCTGTCCTATCTGCCGCAGGAGCGGCGGATCGCCTGGAATCTGCCTGCGGTTGAGGTGGCCGCCCTTGGCGCGCCCTTCCTGGCGGGAGAGGCGGCTCTGGATCGGGCCAAGGAAGCGCTGCTGGCCGTCGGGGCGGGCCATCTGGCGGATCGAGGGGTGGCCGAAATGTCGGGCGGCGAGCGGGCGCGGGTTCTGCTGGCACGGGCCCTGGTGGTCGATGCGCCGCTTCTGCTGGCGGACGAGCCGACGGCGGGTCTGGATCCAGACGCTCAGCGGCTGGTGCTGGAACAACTGCGGGCGCGGTCTAGAGCCGCCGCCGGGGTGCTGGTCAGCCTGCACGATCTGACCCTGGCCGCCGCCTTTGCGGACCGGGTGGTCGTGCTGGACGGCGGACGCATCGTCGCCGACACCGCGCCCCTGGACGCCCTGGCGCAACCCGTGTTGCGCCAGGTCTTCGGCCTGGACGGGACCTGGATCGAGGGGCCGGACGGGCCGCTGCTGGCGGCCCGTCGGGCTCAGTAGGCGGCGTAGGGGCGGGGACCGGCGGCCGCGCCGCGTGCTATGTCGGACGAAGTCGTCAGCGGGGCCGATCCCCCGTTCAGCCGGGCCTTGTAGACCGCCATATTCTCCATCACCCGCATCATATAGTTGCGCGTCTCGGTGAAGGGCGCGCATTCGATGAAGTCGATGGCCGCATTGGAATCGCCGCGTGGGTCGCCACAGCGGGCGATCCACTGGCTCGGACGGGCCGGGCCGGCGTTGTAGCCGACCGTCGCCAGCAGCATGGAGCCGTTGTTGGCCGCCATAAGCTCGCCCAGGTGATAGCTGCCCAGGGTCATGTTGTAGTCCGGATCCCACAGCTGCTCGGCCGAGAAGCCCATGCCCAGGCGACGGGCGACGCCCGAACCCGTGGCGGGCAGGAACTGCATCATGCCGCGCGCATCGGCGCCGGAGCGGGCGCGCGGGTCGAAGCTGGATTCTTGGCGGGTGATGGCCTGGGTGAATTCCAGCGGCGCGGCGCCGGCGACCTGGGGCGGGACGCGCACGGGGTACATGCGTTCGGGCAGGACGAAGCCGCGCTGGCTGGCGGCGCGGCCGACCATCATGGCGGTGAAGCCTTCGCCATAGCTGCGGGTCAGGTCCATCAGCAGGGCCAGATCCTCGATGGTCGGCAGGTCGTTGTCGAGCTGATAGGCGAAGACCCGCAGCAGGCTGGTCTCGCCGGTCTCGCCCAGGATTCGCATGGCGCGGACGAGCTCGTTGGATTCGAACCGGGCGATGTCGGCCTGGGTCGGGGCCGGTTCGCCGGGCAGGGTCAGGGTGGTCATCCCGGCTTTCTCGGCCGCCAGTTGGCCGTAGAAGGTCTGCCAATGCTGGGCGCCGTTGCGGTAATAGCCGAGGGCGGCGTCGCGCTCGCCGCGGGCCTCGGCCGCCCGGCCCAGCCAGTAATAGGCCCGACCCTGGGTGATCGGGGTGGAGGAGGCGGTGCGCAGGGCCTCGAAATGGCGGGCGGCGACCTCGGGCTGGTTCAGCTTGGTCAGGGCGACCCAGCCGGCGAAGAACTCCGCGTCCACCATCCGGTCGCCGGAGGTGAAGCCGTGGCCGTTCATGGCGTCATAGGCGGCGCGCCAATTCCCCTGTTGCAGGGCGTCGAGGTAATAGTTGCGGCGCTCGGTCCACAGGGTGTTGTCGCCTGCGGTATGAGCCGGGGCGGGCGGCAGGTTGGCCAGCAGGGGGAAGGCTTCCGACTGGCGGTTCTGAGAGCGCAGGATTCGCACCCGTTCCAGCGTCACCGCCGGATCGGCGGCCTGGGCGGGCGTCAGGGCGGCCACCACGGCGTCCGGGCTGTAGGCGGTGCGCAGGCTCATGACCGCATTGGCGACGGCCGCCCGTTCCGGCGAGACAAGATCGAGCATGGCGCGCGTCGCCGGGCCGTGCGGACCGAGCAACAGCATGTTCAGCCGCGCCTCGTGATCGGCCGGGGTCAGTTCCCCGCCCCAGCGCGCGAGGATGCGCGATTGCGGCTCGGCGTCGAAGGATCGGGTCCGCCACCAGTCGCGAATCAGGGCGCGGGCC is a window encoding:
- a CDS encoding FecCD family ABC transporter permease, with product MSRMFRLCLILGLVILAALAAAVLIGETPFDAAQYAAAFSDPSSGPWVVLWQVRAPRAVCALAVGAALGLAGAVMQGLLRNPLADPGVLGVSATAALGAALAIVLGGAGVAGVVEMSALLGAAAAGGLLIVASGLMRAPEALILFGVALSSFAGAVTALIFNLSPSPIAQAEVMSWLLGSVQNRSWVDVAWVTPAVVVAAVFAGLSAGGLRMLTLGDEAAAASGLSMGRVRALALVAAAVATGAAVAVAGVIGFVGLAAPHLVRAAVRGDPGRILAPSALAGGLMLVVADLLARLTPTDQELKLGVFTALIGAPLFALIAWRAAREWRL
- a CDS encoding lytic transglycosylase domain-containing protein → MIATSLAAALAVIAPTPQDALPGQPVPYSAVSQSVPGYSPTYQGRVLDDQDTALFRQGLAAARARDIPGAQAAISQMRDPTARKLIEWALIDTSGEQLSYAELAQAQTALKGWPRAESRRAAAESVLDRVGATPDAVMALFSDHPPETVQGAIANASALEQRGRHREARALIRDWWRTRSFDAEPQSRILARWGGELTPADHEARLNMLLLGPHGPATRAMLDLVSPERAAVANAVMSLRTAYSPDAVVAALTPAQAADPAVTLERVRILRSQNRQSEAFPLLANLPPAPAHTAGDNTLWTERRNYYLDALQQGNWRAAYDAMNGHGFTSGDRMVDAEFFAGWVALTKLNQPEVAARHFEALRTASSTPITQGRAYYWLGRAAEARGERDAALGYYRNGAQHWQTFYGQLAAEKAGMTTLTLPGEPAPTQADIARFESNELVRAMRILGETGETSLLRVFAYQLDNDLPTIEDLALLMDLTRSYGEGFTAMMVGRAASQRGFVLPERMYPVRVPPQVAGAAPLEFTQAITRQESSFDPRARSGADARGMMQFLPATGSGVARRLGMGFSAEQLWDPDYNMTLGSYHLGELMAANNGSMLLATVGYNAGPARPSQWIARCGDPRGDSNAAIDFIECAPFTETRNYMMRVMENMAVYKARLNGGSAPLTTSSDIARGAAAGPRPYAAY
- a CDS encoding ABC transporter ATP-binding protein, translating into MSLLSLNAVRARIGREQVLDGVSLTVSAGEVVALCGPNGAGKSSVIRAAAGLLAAESGEVRLGDDDIDRLSPRQRAERLSYLPQERRIAWNLPAVEVAALGAPFLAGEAALDRAKEALLAVGAGHLADRGVAEMSGGERARVLLARALVVDAPLLLADEPTAGLDPDAQRLVLEQLRARSRAAAGVLVSLHDLTLAAAFADRVVVLDGGRIVADTAPLDALAQPVLRQVFGLDGTWIEGPDGPLLAARRAQ